From the Budorcas taxicolor isolate Tak-1 chromosome 1, Takin1.1, whole genome shotgun sequence genome, one window contains:
- the EIF4G1 gene encoding eukaryotic translation initiation factor 4 gamma 1 isoform X2 yields MNKAPQPTGPPPAPSPGLPQPAFPPGQTAPVVFSTPQATQMNTPSQPRQHFYPSRAQPPSSAASRVQSAAPARPGPAAHVYPAGSQVMMIPSQISYPASQGAYYIPGQGRSTYVVPTQQYPVQPGAPSFYPGASPTEFGTYAGAYYPAQGVQQFPTGVAPPPVLMNQPPQIAPKRERKTIRIRDPNQGGKDITEEIMSGARTASTPTPLQTGGGLEPQANGETPQVAVVVRPDDRSQGAISGERPGLPGPEHSPSESQPSSPSPTPSPPPVLEPGSEPNLAVLSVPGDTVTTGMIQTSVEESTPTPPESGELCCLSPEPTPLAEPILEVEVTLSKPVPESEFSSSPLQVPSPLASHKVEILPEPNGTVPSENLEPEVESSPELAPLPPPARPSESPMPIAPTAQPEELLNGAPSPPPVDLSPVSEPEEQAKEATVSVTPPTVLSATPALPPPVASPAQEEDVEEEEEEEEEGEAEGEKGGEEPLPPESTPVPAQLSQNLEVAVATQVAVSVPKRRRKIKELNKKEAVGDLLDAFKEANPGAPEAENQPPVGSNPSPEPEGSIVALRSEEGEETWESKEDKIQNAENIQPGEQKYEYKSDQWKPLNLEEKKRYDREFLLGFQFIFASMQKPEGLPHISDVVLDKANKTPLRPLDPSRLQGINCGPDFTPSFANLGRPALSNRGPPRGGPGGELPRGPAGLGPRRSQQGLRKEPRKIIATVSMTEDIKLNKAEKAWKPSSKRTAADKDRGEEDADGSKTQDLFRRVRSILNKLTPQMFQQLMKQVTQLAIDTEERLKGVIDLIFEKAISEPNFSVAYANMCRCLMALKVPTTEKPTVTVNFRKLLLNRCQKEFEKDKDDDEVFEKKQKEMDEAATAEERGRLKEELEEARDIARRRSLGNIKFIGELFKLKMLTEAIMHDCVVKLLKNHDEESLECLCRLLTTIGKDLDFEKAKPRMDQYFNQMEKIIKEKKTSSRIRFMLQDVLDLRKSNWVPRRGDQGPKTIDQIHKEAEMEEHREHIKVQQLMAKGSDKRRGGPPGPPISRGLPLVDDGGWNTVPISKGSRPIDTSRLTKITKPGSIDSNNQLFAPGGRLSWGKGSSGGSGAKPSDAASEAARPATSTLNRFSALQQAVPTESTDNRRVVQRSSLSRERGEKAGDRGDRLERSERGGDRGDRLDRARTPATKRSFSKEVEERSRERPSQPDGLRKAASLTEDRDRGREAVKREAALPPVSPPKAALSEEELEKKSRAIIEEYLHLNDMKEAVQCVQELASPSLLFIFVRHGIESTLERSAIAREHMGRLLHQLLCAGHLSTAQYYQGLYEILELAEDMEIDIPHVWLYLAELITPILQEGGVPMGELFREITKPLRPLGKAASLLLEILGLLCKSMGPKRVGTLWREAGLSWKEFLPEGQDVSAFVTAQKVEYTLGEESEAPGQRLLSFEELRRQLEKLLQEGSSNQRVFDWIEANLNEQQVTSNTLVRALMTTVCYSAIIFESSLRVDVAVLKARAKLLQKYLCDEQKELQALYALQALVVTLDQPPNLLGMFFDALYDEDVVKEDAFYSWESSKDPAEQQGKGVALKSVTTFFKWLREAEEEESDHN; encoded by the exons ATGAACAAAGCTCCACAGCCCACAGGCCCCCCACCTGCCCCATCCCCTGGACTCCCACAG CCAGCGTTTCCCCCGGGGCAGACAGCACCGGTGGTGTTCAGTACGCCTCAAGCGACACAAATGAACACGCCTTCTCAGCCCCGCCAG CACTTCTACCCTAGCCGGGCCCAGCCCCCGAGCAGTGCAGCCTCCCGAGTGCAGAGTGCAGCCCCTGCCCGCCCTGGCCCAGCTGCCCATGTCTACCCTGCTGGATCCCAAGTAATGATGATCCCTTCCCAGATCTCCTACCCAGCCTCCCAGGGGGCCTACTACATCCCTGGACAG GGCCGTTCCACATATGTTGTCCCGACACAGCAGTATCCTGTGCAGCCGGGAGCCCCAAGCTTCTACCCAGGTGCAAGCCCTACAGAGTTTGGGACCTACG ctGGCGCTTACTACCCAGCGCAGGGTGTGCAGCAGTTTCCCACTGGTGTGGCTCCCCCACCTGTTCTGATGAACCAGCCACCCCAGATTGCTCCCAAGAGGGAGCGGAAGACG atcCGAATTCGAGACCCAAACCAAGGAGGGAAGGATATCACGGAGGAGATCATGTCTGGGGCCCGCACTGCCTCCACACCCACCCCTCTCCAG ACGGGAGGCGGTCTGGAGCCTCAGGCTAATGGGGAGACACCCCAGGTTGCTGTCGTCGTCCGGCCAG ATGACCGGTCGCAGGGAGCAATCAGTGGGGAGCGGCCAGGGCTGCCTGGCCCGGAGCACAGCCCTTCAGAATCCCAGCCTTCGTCACCTTCTCCGACCCCATCACCACCCCCAGTCTTGGAACCGGGGTCTGAGCCTAATCTCGCAGTCCTCTCTGTTCCTGGGGACACAGTGACAACAGGGATGATACAGACCTCTGTAGAAGAATCAACCCCCACGCCCCCTGAAAGTGGGGAGCTATGTTGCCTCTCTCCAGAACCCACTCCCCTCGCTGAACCCATATTGGAAGTAGAAGTGACGCTGAGCAAACCAGTTCCAGAATCTGAGTTCTCTTCCAGTCCTCTCCAGGTTCCCAGCCCCCTGGCATCTCACAAGGTGGAAATTCTTCCTGAGCCTAATGGCACAGTCCCATCTGAGAATTTGGAACCAGAGGTGGAGTCAAGCCCAGAGCttgcccctctccctcctccagctcGTCCCTCCGAATCCCCCATGCCTATTGCTCCAACTGCCCAACCTGAGGAGCTACTCAACGGAGCCCCTTCACCACCACCTGTGGACTTAAGCCCAGTCAGTGAACCAGAGGAACAGGCCAAGGAGGCTACAGTGTCAGTGACTCCCCCGACTGTCCTTTCTGCTACCCCAGCTCTGCCTCCTCCAGTGGCTTCCCCTGCTCAGGAGGAGGacgtggaggaggaggaagaagaggaagaggaaggagaagctgagggtgagaagggaggagaggaaccTCTCCCCCCTGAGAGCACCCCTGTCCCAGCCCAGCTATCCCAGAATTTGGAGGTGGCAGTAGCCACCCAAG TGGCAGTGTCTGTGCCAAAGAGGAGACGGAAAATTAAGGAGCTCAATAAGAAGGAAGCTGTAGGAGACCTTCTAGATGCCTTCAAGGAG GCGAACCCAGGGGCACCAGAGGCGGAAAACCAGCCACCTGTAGGCAGCAATCCCAGCCCAGAGCCTGAGGGCAGCATTGTGGCCCTGCGGtctgaggaaggagaggagacctGGGAGTCAAAGGAGGACAAGATTCAAAATGCAGAGAACATCCAGCCGGGGGAACAGAAGTATGAATATAAGTCAG ATCAGTGGAAGCCTCTAAACCTTGAGGAGAAAAAGCGTTATGACCGAGAGTTCCTGCTTGGCTTTCAGTTCATCTTTGCCAGTATGCAGAAGCCTGAGGGATTGCCCCACATCAGTGATGTGGTGTTGGATAAG GCCAATAAAACACCATTGCGACCGTTGGACCCCTCTAGACTTCAGGGCATAAATTGTGGCCCAGACTTCACTCCATCCTTTGCCAACCTTGGCCGACCAGCCCTTAGCAACCGTGGGCCCCCGAGGGGTGGGCCAGGTGGGGAGCTGCCCCGAGGGCCG GCTGGCCTGGGACCCCGGCGATCTCAGCAGGGCCTCCGAAAGGAGCCACGCAAGATCATTGCCACAGTGTCAATGACCGAAGATATAAAGctaaacaaagcagaaaaggcCTGGAAACCCAGTAGCAAGCGGACAGCGGCTGATAAGGACCGAGGAGAAGAGGATGCTGATGGCAGCAAAACCCAG GACCTGTTCCGCAGGGTGCGCTCCATCTTGAATAAGCTGACACCCCAGATGTTCCAGCAGCTGATGAAGCAAGTGACGCAGCTAGCCATTGATACCGAGGAACGTCTCAAAGGGGTCATTGACCTCATCTTCGAGAAGGCCATTTCAGAACCCAACTTCTCCGTGGCCTATGCCAACATGTGCCGCTGCCTCATGGCG CTGAAAGTGCCCACTACAGAAAAGCCAACAGTGACTGTGAACTTCCGAAAACTGTTGTTAAATCGATGTCAGAAGGAGTTtgaaaaagacaaagatgatGATGAGGTTTTTGAGAAGAAGCAAAAAGAGATGGATGAAGCTGCTACG GCAGAGGAACGGGGGCGCCTGAAAGAAGAGCTGGAAGAGGCTCGAGACATAGCCCGGCGGCGCTCATTAGGCAATATCAAGTTTATCGGGGAGTTGTTCAAACTGAAGATGTTAACAGAGGCAATCATGCATGACTGTGTGGTTAAACTACTTAAGAACCATGATGAAGAGTCCCTTGAATGCCTTTGTCGTCTGCTCACCACCATTGGCAAAGACCTGGACTTTGAGAAGGCCAAG CCCCGGATGGATCAGTATTTCAACCAGATGGAAAAAATCATTAAGGAAAAGAAGACTTCATCCCGGATCCGCTTTATGCTGCAGGACGTGCTGGATCTGCGAAAG AGCAACTGGGTGCCACGCCGAGGGGACCAGGGTCCCAAGACAATTGACCAAATCCACAAGGAAGCTGAGATGGAGGAGCATCGGGAGCACATAAAAGTGCAGCAGCTAATGGCCAAGGGCAGCGACAAGCGTCGAGGTGGCCCTCCAGGCCCACCCATCA GCCGTGGCCTTCCACTTGTGGATGATGGTGGCTGGAACACAGTACCCATCAGCAAGGGCAGCCGCCCTATTGACACTTCTCGACTCACCAAGATCACGAAG CCTGGCTCCATTGATTCTAATAACCAGCTGTTTGCACCTGGAGGCCGATTGAGCTGGGGCAAGGGTAGCAGTGGAGGCTCAGGAGCCAAGCCCTCCGATGCAG catcagaaGCTGCTCGTCCAGCTACTAGTACCTTGAATCGCTTCTCAGCCCTTCAACAAGCAGTGCCAACAGAAAGCACAGATAACAGACGAGTGGTGCAGAG GAGTAGCTTGAGCCGGGAACGAGGTGAGAAAGCTGGGGACCGGGGAGACCGCCTAGAGCGGAGTGAACGGGGAGGTGACCGTGGTGACCGGCTTGATCGCGCCCGGACACCCGCCACCAAGCGGAGCTTCAGCAAGGAAGTGGAGGAACGGAGTAGAGAGCGGCCCTCTCAGCCTGATGGACTGCGCAAGGCAGCTAGCCTCACGGAGGATCGGGACCGCGGGCGGGAAGCTG TGAAGCGAGAAGCTGCCCTCCCCCCGGTGAGTCCCCCGAAGGCTGCGCTCTCTGAAGAGGAGCTGGAGAAGAAATCCAGGGCCATCATTGAGGAGTACCTCCATCTCAATGACATGAAG GAGGCAGTGCAGTGCGTGCAGGAGCTGGCCTCGCCCTCCCTGCTCTTTATCTTTGTACGGCATGGCATCGAGTCCACACTGGAGCGCAGCGCCATCGCGCGGGAGCACATGGGCCGGCTGCTGCACCAGCTGCTCTGTGCCGGGCACCTCTCCACTGCTCAGTACTACCAAGG GCTATATGAAATTCTAGAGTTGGCTGAAGACATGGAAATTGACATCCCTCATGTGTGGCTCTACCTAGCAGAATTGATAACGCCCATTCTGCAGGAAGGTGGGGTGCCAATGGGGGAGCTGTTCAG GGAAATAACAAAACCTCTGAGACCCCTGGGCAAGGCTGCTTCCCTGTTGCTGGAGATCCTGGGGCTCCTGTGCAAAAGCATG GGTCCTAAAAGGGTGGGAACCCTGTGGCGAGAGGCTGGACTCAGCTGGAAGGAATTTCTGCCTGAAGGCCAGGATGTCAGTGCCTTTGTCACTGCGCAG AAGGTGGAGTATACCCTGGGAGAGGAGTCAGAAGCACCGGGCCAGAGGTTGCTCTCCTTCGAGGAGCTGCGCAGGCAGCTGGAGAAGCTGCTGCAGGAGGGCAGCAGTAACCAGCGGGTGTTTGACTGGATAGAG GCCAACCTGAACGAGCAGCAGGTGACATCCAACACATTAGTTCGAGCCCTCATGACAACTGTCTGCTATTCTGCAATTATCT TTGAGTCTTCTCTCCGAGTGGATGTTGCAGTGCTGAAAGCACGAGCGAAACTGCTACAGAAATACCTATGTGACGAACAGAAGGAGCTGCAGGCGCTCTATGCCCTCCAGGCCCTTGTAGTGACCTTAGACCAGCCCCCTA ACTTGCTTGGGATGTTCTTCGACGCGCTGTATGACGAGGACGTGGTGAAGGAGGACGCCTTCTACAGCTGGGAGAGTAGCAAGGACCCTGCTGAGCAGCAGGGCAAGGGCGTAGCCCTAAAATCTGTCACGACTTTTTTCAAGTGGCTTCGtgaggcggaggaggaggagtctGACCACAACTGA
- the EIF4G1 gene encoding eukaryotic translation initiation factor 4 gamma 1 isoform X3: MNKAPQPTGPPPAPSPGLPQHFYPSRAQPPSSAASRVQSAAPARPGPAAHVYPAGSQVMMIPSQISYPASQGAYYIPGQGRSTYVVPTQQYPVQPGAPSFYPGASPTEFGTYAGAYYPAQGVQQFPTGVAPPPVLMNQPPQIAPKRERKTIRIRDPNQGGKDITEEIMSGARTASTPTPLQTGGGLEPQANGETPQVAVVVRPDDRSQGAISGERPGLPGPEHSPSESQPSSPSPTPSPPPVLEPGSEPNLAVLSVPGDTVTTGMIQTSVEESTPTPPESGELCCLSPEPTPLAEPILEVEVTLSKPVPESEFSSSPLQVPSPLASHKVEILPEPNGTVPSENLEPEVESSPELAPLPPPARPSESPMPIAPTAQPEELLNGAPSPPPVDLSPVSEPEEQAKEATVSVTPPTVLSATPALPPPVASPAQEEDVEEEEEEEEEGEAEGEKGGEEPLPPESTPVPAQLSQNLEVAVATQVAVSVPKRRRKIKELNKKEAVGDLLDAFKEANPGAPEAENQPPVGSNPSPEPEGSIVALRSEEGEETWESKEDKIQNAENIQPGEQKYEYKSDQWKPLNLEEKKRYDREFLLGFQFIFASMQKPEGLPHISDVVLDKANKTPLRPLDPSRLQGINCGPDFTPSFANLGRPALSNRGPPRGGPGGELPRGPQAGLGPRRSQQGLRKEPRKIIATVSMTEDIKLNKAEKAWKPSSKRTAADKDRGEEDADGSKTQDLFRRVRSILNKLTPQMFQQLMKQVTQLAIDTEERLKGVIDLIFEKAISEPNFSVAYANMCRCLMALKVPTTEKPTVTVNFRKLLLNRCQKEFEKDKDDDEVFEKKQKEMDEAATAEERGRLKEELEEARDIARRRSLGNIKFIGELFKLKMLTEAIMHDCVVKLLKNHDEESLECLCRLLTTIGKDLDFEKAKPRMDQYFNQMEKIIKEKKTSSRIRFMLQDVLDLRKSNWVPRRGDQGPKTIDQIHKEAEMEEHREHIKVQQLMAKGSDKRRGGPPGPPISRGLPLVDDGGWNTVPISKGSRPIDTSRLTKITKPGSIDSNNQLFAPGGRLSWGKGSSGGSGAKPSDAASEAARPATSTLNRFSALQQAVPTESTDNRRVVQRSSLSRERGEKAGDRGDRLERSERGGDRGDRLDRARTPATKRSFSKEVEERSRERPSQPDGLRKAASLTEDRDRGREAVKREAALPPVSPPKAALSEEELEKKSRAIIEEYLHLNDMKEAVQCVQELASPSLLFIFVRHGIESTLERSAIAREHMGRLLHQLLCAGHLSTAQYYQGLYEILELAEDMEIDIPHVWLYLAELITPILQEGGVPMGELFREITKPLRPLGKAASLLLEILGLLCKSMGPKRVGTLWREAGLSWKEFLPEGQDVSAFVTAQKVEYTLGEESEAPGQRLLSFEELRRQLEKLLQEGSSNQRVFDWIEANLNEQQVTSNTLVRALMTTVCYSAIIFESSLRVDVAVLKARAKLLQKYLCDEQKELQALYALQALVVTLDQPPNLLGMFFDALYDEDVVKEDAFYSWESSKDPAEQQGKGVALKSVTTFFKWLREAEEEESDHN, encoded by the exons ATGAACAAAGCTCCACAGCCCACAGGCCCCCCACCTGCCCCATCCCCTGGACTCCCACAG CACTTCTACCCTAGCCGGGCCCAGCCCCCGAGCAGTGCAGCCTCCCGAGTGCAGAGTGCAGCCCCTGCCCGCCCTGGCCCAGCTGCCCATGTCTACCCTGCTGGATCCCAAGTAATGATGATCCCTTCCCAGATCTCCTACCCAGCCTCCCAGGGGGCCTACTACATCCCTGGACAG GGCCGTTCCACATATGTTGTCCCGACACAGCAGTATCCTGTGCAGCCGGGAGCCCCAAGCTTCTACCCAGGTGCAAGCCCTACAGAGTTTGGGACCTACG ctGGCGCTTACTACCCAGCGCAGGGTGTGCAGCAGTTTCCCACTGGTGTGGCTCCCCCACCTGTTCTGATGAACCAGCCACCCCAGATTGCTCCCAAGAGGGAGCGGAAGACG atcCGAATTCGAGACCCAAACCAAGGAGGGAAGGATATCACGGAGGAGATCATGTCTGGGGCCCGCACTGCCTCCACACCCACCCCTCTCCAG ACGGGAGGCGGTCTGGAGCCTCAGGCTAATGGGGAGACACCCCAGGTTGCTGTCGTCGTCCGGCCAG ATGACCGGTCGCAGGGAGCAATCAGTGGGGAGCGGCCAGGGCTGCCTGGCCCGGAGCACAGCCCTTCAGAATCCCAGCCTTCGTCACCTTCTCCGACCCCATCACCACCCCCAGTCTTGGAACCGGGGTCTGAGCCTAATCTCGCAGTCCTCTCTGTTCCTGGGGACACAGTGACAACAGGGATGATACAGACCTCTGTAGAAGAATCAACCCCCACGCCCCCTGAAAGTGGGGAGCTATGTTGCCTCTCTCCAGAACCCACTCCCCTCGCTGAACCCATATTGGAAGTAGAAGTGACGCTGAGCAAACCAGTTCCAGAATCTGAGTTCTCTTCCAGTCCTCTCCAGGTTCCCAGCCCCCTGGCATCTCACAAGGTGGAAATTCTTCCTGAGCCTAATGGCACAGTCCCATCTGAGAATTTGGAACCAGAGGTGGAGTCAAGCCCAGAGCttgcccctctccctcctccagctcGTCCCTCCGAATCCCCCATGCCTATTGCTCCAACTGCCCAACCTGAGGAGCTACTCAACGGAGCCCCTTCACCACCACCTGTGGACTTAAGCCCAGTCAGTGAACCAGAGGAACAGGCCAAGGAGGCTACAGTGTCAGTGACTCCCCCGACTGTCCTTTCTGCTACCCCAGCTCTGCCTCCTCCAGTGGCTTCCCCTGCTCAGGAGGAGGacgtggaggaggaggaagaagaggaagaggaaggagaagctgagggtgagaagggaggagaggaaccTCTCCCCCCTGAGAGCACCCCTGTCCCAGCCCAGCTATCCCAGAATTTGGAGGTGGCAGTAGCCACCCAAG TGGCAGTGTCTGTGCCAAAGAGGAGACGGAAAATTAAGGAGCTCAATAAGAAGGAAGCTGTAGGAGACCTTCTAGATGCCTTCAAGGAG GCGAACCCAGGGGCACCAGAGGCGGAAAACCAGCCACCTGTAGGCAGCAATCCCAGCCCAGAGCCTGAGGGCAGCATTGTGGCCCTGCGGtctgaggaaggagaggagacctGGGAGTCAAAGGAGGACAAGATTCAAAATGCAGAGAACATCCAGCCGGGGGAACAGAAGTATGAATATAAGTCAG ATCAGTGGAAGCCTCTAAACCTTGAGGAGAAAAAGCGTTATGACCGAGAGTTCCTGCTTGGCTTTCAGTTCATCTTTGCCAGTATGCAGAAGCCTGAGGGATTGCCCCACATCAGTGATGTGGTGTTGGATAAG GCCAATAAAACACCATTGCGACCGTTGGACCCCTCTAGACTTCAGGGCATAAATTGTGGCCCAGACTTCACTCCATCCTTTGCCAACCTTGGCCGACCAGCCCTTAGCAACCGTGGGCCCCCGAGGGGTGGGCCAGGTGGGGAGCTGCCCCGAGGGCCG CAGGCTGGCCTGGGACCCCGGCGATCTCAGCAGGGCCTCCGAAAGGAGCCACGCAAGATCATTGCCACAGTGTCAATGACCGAAGATATAAAGctaaacaaagcagaaaaggcCTGGAAACCCAGTAGCAAGCGGACAGCGGCTGATAAGGACCGAGGAGAAGAGGATGCTGATGGCAGCAAAACCCAG GACCTGTTCCGCAGGGTGCGCTCCATCTTGAATAAGCTGACACCCCAGATGTTCCAGCAGCTGATGAAGCAAGTGACGCAGCTAGCCATTGATACCGAGGAACGTCTCAAAGGGGTCATTGACCTCATCTTCGAGAAGGCCATTTCAGAACCCAACTTCTCCGTGGCCTATGCCAACATGTGCCGCTGCCTCATGGCG CTGAAAGTGCCCACTACAGAAAAGCCAACAGTGACTGTGAACTTCCGAAAACTGTTGTTAAATCGATGTCAGAAGGAGTTtgaaaaagacaaagatgatGATGAGGTTTTTGAGAAGAAGCAAAAAGAGATGGATGAAGCTGCTACG GCAGAGGAACGGGGGCGCCTGAAAGAAGAGCTGGAAGAGGCTCGAGACATAGCCCGGCGGCGCTCATTAGGCAATATCAAGTTTATCGGGGAGTTGTTCAAACTGAAGATGTTAACAGAGGCAATCATGCATGACTGTGTGGTTAAACTACTTAAGAACCATGATGAAGAGTCCCTTGAATGCCTTTGTCGTCTGCTCACCACCATTGGCAAAGACCTGGACTTTGAGAAGGCCAAG CCCCGGATGGATCAGTATTTCAACCAGATGGAAAAAATCATTAAGGAAAAGAAGACTTCATCCCGGATCCGCTTTATGCTGCAGGACGTGCTGGATCTGCGAAAG AGCAACTGGGTGCCACGCCGAGGGGACCAGGGTCCCAAGACAATTGACCAAATCCACAAGGAAGCTGAGATGGAGGAGCATCGGGAGCACATAAAAGTGCAGCAGCTAATGGCCAAGGGCAGCGACAAGCGTCGAGGTGGCCCTCCAGGCCCACCCATCA GCCGTGGCCTTCCACTTGTGGATGATGGTGGCTGGAACACAGTACCCATCAGCAAGGGCAGCCGCCCTATTGACACTTCTCGACTCACCAAGATCACGAAG CCTGGCTCCATTGATTCTAATAACCAGCTGTTTGCACCTGGAGGCCGATTGAGCTGGGGCAAGGGTAGCAGTGGAGGCTCAGGAGCCAAGCCCTCCGATGCAG catcagaaGCTGCTCGTCCAGCTACTAGTACCTTGAATCGCTTCTCAGCCCTTCAACAAGCAGTGCCAACAGAAAGCACAGATAACAGACGAGTGGTGCAGAG GAGTAGCTTGAGCCGGGAACGAGGTGAGAAAGCTGGGGACCGGGGAGACCGCCTAGAGCGGAGTGAACGGGGAGGTGACCGTGGTGACCGGCTTGATCGCGCCCGGACACCCGCCACCAAGCGGAGCTTCAGCAAGGAAGTGGAGGAACGGAGTAGAGAGCGGCCCTCTCAGCCTGATGGACTGCGCAAGGCAGCTAGCCTCACGGAGGATCGGGACCGCGGGCGGGAAGCTG TGAAGCGAGAAGCTGCCCTCCCCCCGGTGAGTCCCCCGAAGGCTGCGCTCTCTGAAGAGGAGCTGGAGAAGAAATCCAGGGCCATCATTGAGGAGTACCTCCATCTCAATGACATGAAG GAGGCAGTGCAGTGCGTGCAGGAGCTGGCCTCGCCCTCCCTGCTCTTTATCTTTGTACGGCATGGCATCGAGTCCACACTGGAGCGCAGCGCCATCGCGCGGGAGCACATGGGCCGGCTGCTGCACCAGCTGCTCTGTGCCGGGCACCTCTCCACTGCTCAGTACTACCAAGG GCTATATGAAATTCTAGAGTTGGCTGAAGACATGGAAATTGACATCCCTCATGTGTGGCTCTACCTAGCAGAATTGATAACGCCCATTCTGCAGGAAGGTGGGGTGCCAATGGGGGAGCTGTTCAG GGAAATAACAAAACCTCTGAGACCCCTGGGCAAGGCTGCTTCCCTGTTGCTGGAGATCCTGGGGCTCCTGTGCAAAAGCATG GGTCCTAAAAGGGTGGGAACCCTGTGGCGAGAGGCTGGACTCAGCTGGAAGGAATTTCTGCCTGAAGGCCAGGATGTCAGTGCCTTTGTCACTGCGCAG AAGGTGGAGTATACCCTGGGAGAGGAGTCAGAAGCACCGGGCCAGAGGTTGCTCTCCTTCGAGGAGCTGCGCAGGCAGCTGGAGAAGCTGCTGCAGGAGGGCAGCAGTAACCAGCGGGTGTTTGACTGGATAGAG GCCAACCTGAACGAGCAGCAGGTGACATCCAACACATTAGTTCGAGCCCTCATGACAACTGTCTGCTATTCTGCAATTATCT TTGAGTCTTCTCTCCGAGTGGATGTTGCAGTGCTGAAAGCACGAGCGAAACTGCTACAGAAATACCTATGTGACGAACAGAAGGAGCTGCAGGCGCTCTATGCCCTCCAGGCCCTTGTAGTGACCTTAGACCAGCCCCCTA ACTTGCTTGGGATGTTCTTCGACGCGCTGTATGACGAGGACGTGGTGAAGGAGGACGCCTTCTACAGCTGGGAGAGTAGCAAGGACCCTGCTGAGCAGCAGGGCAAGGGCGTAGCCCTAAAATCTGTCACGACTTTTTTCAAGTGGCTTCGtgaggcggaggaggaggagtctGACCACAACTGA